From the genome of Virgibacillus siamensis, one region includes:
- a CDS encoding L-cystine transporter, whose product MEILHVILIITLFLLICSGLFYMQKKFVSFGKRVSLALVVGIVFGLILQFAYGTNSDVISRSSDWINIVGSGFVSLLKTLIMPLVFFAILRAFTNSKFSEGFGKIGGLVIGFLVGTVAIAATVGIFSAGIFQLEGMDLSKGEAETEAIMGNDKALNDLEDKSMPDMILSMIPSNIFSDLTGAAPTSVISVVIFSVIAGMAFMGVRRKQPEQAKVFGRVVESVFTIVMRIVTLVLRLTPYGILALMANKAATSDIATFMNLGLFIIASYFAIFTMFLIHLLLIRMAGLNPVTYVKKIIPVLIFAFSSRSSAGTLPLNIKTQKKSLGVSEGVADVSGAFSVTIGQNGCAGIYPAMLAVMVAPTVGINPFTPSFILMLIAVVAIGSFGVAGVGGGGTFAALIVLSTMNLPVAIVGLLISIEPLIDMARTALNVSGGMTTGILTARITKNLDKSIYTDKDNRVELEQSAI is encoded by the coding sequence ATGGAAATACTCCATGTTATATTAATTATTACGTTGTTCCTATTAATTTGTTCAGGGCTATTCTATATGCAGAAAAAGTTCGTTTCATTTGGTAAACGCGTTTCCCTCGCACTGGTAGTTGGTATAGTGTTTGGGCTTATCCTTCAGTTCGCGTATGGTACGAACTCAGACGTTATCAGCAGATCCTCGGACTGGATTAATATCGTTGGGAGTGGATTCGTATCACTATTAAAAACGCTAATCATGCCACTTGTTTTCTTTGCTATTTTACGGGCATTCACGAACTCAAAGTTTTCAGAGGGTTTCGGTAAGATCGGTGGATTAGTAATAGGGTTTTTAGTTGGAACAGTAGCTATAGCGGCAACTGTTGGGATTTTTTCAGCTGGTATTTTTCAGTTGGAGGGTATGGACCTTTCCAAGGGAGAGGCAGAAACAGAGGCTATTATGGGCAATGATAAAGCATTAAACGATCTGGAAGACAAGTCGATGCCGGATATGATTTTGTCCATGATACCAAGTAATATTTTCTCAGATTTGACTGGAGCAGCACCAACATCAGTTATCTCAGTTGTTATATTTTCGGTTATAGCCGGGATGGCTTTTATGGGTGTAAGAAGAAAGCAGCCTGAACAAGCGAAAGTGTTTGGAAGGGTGGTTGAATCCGTTTTTACAATTGTGATGCGAATTGTAACACTCGTATTACGCCTGACGCCATATGGGATACTTGCACTTATGGCAAATAAGGCTGCAACCAGTGATATAGCTACATTTATGAATCTGGGATTATTTATTATCGCGTCGTATTTTGCGATCTTTACCATGTTTTTAATTCACTTGTTGCTGATCAGAATGGCGGGACTAAACCCGGTGACATATGTTAAAAAAATAATACCAGTTCTTATATTCGCATTCTCATCCCGTTCCAGTGCAGGAACCTTGCCATTAAATATCAAAACACAAAAGAAAAGCCTCGGGGTTTCAGAAGGAGTCGCTGATGTATCGGGAGCATTTAGTGTAACAATCGGTCAAAATGGATGTGCTGGAATTTATCCTGCAATGCTTGCTGTTATGGTTGCACCGACAGTGGGTATTAATCCATTTACCCCTTCATTCATTTTGATGTTAATTGCTGTTGTAGCTATTGGTTCGTTCGGAGTCGCAGGAGTTGGCGGAGGAGGAACGTTTGCAGCACTTATCGTATTATCAACGATGAACTTACCTGTAGCTATCGTCGGCTTGCTTATTTCAATAGAACCTTTAATTGACATGGCTCGGACCGCTTTAAATGTTAGTGGTGGAATGACAACAGGTATCTTAACAGCTAGAATCACCAAAAATTTGGATAAAAGTATATATACCGATAAAGATAACCGAGTC
- a CDS encoding MalY/PatB family protein has product MGYDFDKVINRYNTNSVKWDKTERLFGDKDILPMWIADMDFACPNPVVDAIKERAEHGIFGYTSRSRNYFEAFIDWVERRHDWSIKKQWIRCTPGIMTALSIAIQTFTNEGDRIIIQTPVYTPFTEVIEKNNREIVLNPLKLDHKKYKVDYENLKEVAANTDVKMIILCNPHNPVGRVWSKEELTKLGQICMENDVLVVSDEAHMDIVHKGSIHTPFASISEEFADNSITCTAPSKTFNLAGVQMANNIIPNKELRDSFTNMIDRLYLGLSNTFGVTAVENAYRYGEEWFDKFLDYIEDNLAFLTEFIETNLEEIKVIPPEGTYLVWLDCRELGMDAKALEDFLQKKAKIAFDEGYTFGVGGEGFTRVNIACPRQTLEEGLRRIEKAVNESLIRVGKETQ; this is encoded by the coding sequence ATGGGATATGATTTTGACAAGGTAATAAATCGGTATAATACAAATTCGGTTAAATGGGATAAAACAGAAAGGTTATTTGGTGATAAGGATATTCTGCCAATGTGGATTGCTGATATGGATTTCGCGTGTCCCAATCCTGTTGTTGATGCAATAAAAGAGAGAGCAGAACATGGAATTTTTGGCTATACTTCAAGATCAAGAAATTATTTTGAGGCATTTATAGACTGGGTGGAGAGACGACACGATTGGTCCATTAAGAAACAGTGGATTCGCTGTACGCCAGGGATTATGACTGCTCTTAGTATTGCGATACAAACTTTTACAAATGAAGGAGATAGGATCATTATCCAAACCCCAGTTTACACACCTTTTACTGAGGTGATTGAGAAAAACAACCGTGAGATTGTGCTAAATCCACTTAAGCTTGATCATAAAAAGTATAAAGTAGATTACGAAAATCTGAAAGAAGTAGCTGCGAATACAGATGTTAAGATGATTATTTTGTGTAATCCGCATAATCCAGTCGGCAGGGTTTGGTCAAAGGAAGAATTGACAAAATTGGGCCAAATATGTATGGAAAATGATGTATTGGTAGTATCTGATGAAGCGCATATGGATATTGTTCATAAAGGATCTATCCATACTCCTTTTGCAAGTATTTCGGAAGAGTTTGCAGATAATTCGATTACATGTACAGCTCCTAGTAAAACGTTCAATTTAGCGGGAGTTCAAATGGCGAATAACATTATTCCAAATAAAGAACTACGCGATAGCTTTACAAACATGATTGATCGCCTTTATTTGGGACTATCCAACACGTTTGGTGTTACGGCAGTTGAAAATGCTTATAGATACGGAGAAGAATGGTTTGATAAGTTTTTAGATTATATTGAAGACAATCTGGCATTTTTAACGGAGTTTATTGAAACGAATTTGGAGGAAATAAAAGTGATTCCTCCTGAAGGGACATACCTCGTTTGGCTGGATTGTCGGGAACTCGGAATGGATGCAAAAGCTCTGGAGGATTTTTTACAAAAGAAAGCCAAGATAGCATTTGATGAAGGATATACATTTGGCGTAGGCGGTGAAGGATTTACCCGAGTTAATATTGCTTGTCCACGGCAGACTTTAGAAGAAGGCTTAAGGAGAATAGAAAAGGCAGTAAACGAATCTTTAATTAGAGTTGGGAAGGAGACTCAATAA
- a CDS encoding MBL fold metallo-hydrolase, producing MFFRSFFDENLAQMSYLVGCERTGEAIVIDPARSIDPYLKIAKKKGFNIIASAETHIHADFLSGSREIAKNCNITVYVSDEGDENWKYHQVEGVNYTFLKDSSTFNVGFVEFQVMHTPGHTPESISFILTDKGAAFSQPMGIFTGDFVFVGEIGRPDLLEKSVGIAGSAESGARLMFESLQRFKELPDFMQVWPAHGAGSACGKALGAVPMSTVGYEKLNNWGLKEENKEDFVKSLLTGQSTPPKYFAMMKKLNKIGPPLVNETEIERLETPDELIKYGSNTVLLDTRRAKEFAKEHLEGAINIPFNQSFTNWAGELIGYDQDIVLIAAEEHVNKIKESLSSIGLDRVVSSIEPAFTLRDQERIESYEEVNVQKLRDLLDDENYHLIDVRNQSEWNDGRIEGADLKTLRSLPDLLDDLPEGKTYLVHCRSGARSAIAASLMQANGYKDVKNVKGGYLAWMKEKFPVKS from the coding sequence ATGTTTTTTCGTTCATTTTTTGATGAAAACTTAGCACAAATGTCTTATCTAGTTGGCTGCGAACGTACAGGAGAAGCCATTGTAATTGATCCTGCACGCAGTATTGACCCGTATTTGAAAATAGCAAAGAAAAAGGGTTTCAACATTATAGCTTCGGCTGAAACACATATTCATGCCGATTTCCTCTCTGGCTCCAGGGAAATTGCCAAGAATTGCAATATAACAGTTTATGTGTCGGATGAGGGAGATGAAAATTGGAAATACCATCAAGTGGAAGGTGTCAACTATACGTTTCTTAAAGATAGCAGCACATTTAATGTGGGGTTTGTTGAGTTTCAAGTTATGCATACTCCGGGACACACGCCAGAAAGTATTTCATTTATTTTAACGGACAAAGGGGCAGCTTTTTCCCAGCCAATGGGTATTTTTACAGGAGACTTCGTATTTGTTGGAGAAATTGGACGGCCTGATTTATTAGAAAAATCAGTGGGAATAGCCGGTTCTGCTGAAAGTGGTGCAAGACTAATGTTCGAATCCTTACAGAGGTTTAAAGAATTACCAGATTTTATGCAAGTATGGCCGGCGCATGGAGCTGGGAGTGCCTGTGGTAAAGCGTTGGGTGCAGTACCAATGTCTACTGTTGGATATGAGAAATTAAACAATTGGGGTTTAAAGGAGGAGAACAAGGAAGACTTTGTCAAATCTTTGTTAACTGGTCAGTCCACCCCTCCTAAATATTTTGCGATGATGAAAAAATTGAATAAAATCGGGCCTCCATTAGTTAATGAAACGGAAATTGAGCGGCTGGAAACACCGGATGAGCTTATAAAGTATGGAAGTAATACGGTTTTGTTGGATACGAGAAGAGCCAAAGAATTTGCAAAGGAACATTTAGAAGGTGCCATCAACATTCCATTTAATCAATCATTCACAAATTGGGCAGGGGAGTTGATCGGCTATGATCAGGATATTGTCCTTATTGCAGCTGAAGAACACGTCAATAAAATAAAAGAAAGTTTGTCATCAATAGGTTTGGATCGGGTTGTTTCTTCAATAGAACCAGCATTTACATTACGTGATCAAGAACGTATAGAAAGTTACGAAGAAGTGAATGTCCAAAAACTGCGTGATTTACTTGATGATGAAAATTATCACCTGATTGATGTTCGAAACCAATCAGAGTGGAATGATGGAAGGATTGAAGGTGCTGATCTTAAGACGCTTCGTTCACTTCCAGATCTTTTGGATGATCTGCCTGAAGGAAAAACATATCTTGTACATTGCCGTTCCGGTGCCCGCTCAGCAATTGCCGCGAGCCTGATGCAGGCAAATGGATATAAGGATGTTAAAAATGTAAAAGGTGGTTACTTAGCCTGGATGAAGGAAAAGTTTCCAGTAAAGTCTTAG
- a CDS encoding sigma-54-dependent Fis family transcriptional regulator: MIQDFIQNQDTIIKNAEHYQIDKWMIPNPNYVELDNLSLMQAAQVILASDAEFIPVVGKEKEPLGVITAKSLLKSFTHNEPVNQAFITDHLHDNFSIVHVTDPLMKVSKLSYPYYLVVDNQNKLVGLLTRNEITNGLSQYISEMNQLEHSAEILNVILDSAYEGITVVDTKGTIVEFNDAYSRYTGIEKKDAIGHHVQEVIDNTNLHNTIRTGMPERGAIQYIQGQAMIVHRIPIWKQNQVVGAIGMLVFEGVTELNKIYERLQKKSSQPYRTGNAITQKWRETNMFTLDQIIGNSNPTSELKHLARKVAKTNATVLITGESGTGKEMYAQSIHQLSPYASGNFISVNCGAIPEQLFESELFGYEEGAFTGAKKGGKPGKLEMAQYGTLFLDEIGEMPLLMQTKLLRVLQQKEFERVGGTRKNKLDTRIIAATNQNLKEMVDKGDFREDLYYRINVIELPIPPLRKRKEDIPPLVSYYLSAACNKHQIPLKELSSEVITKFINYDWRGNIRQLFNVIENLVVLVESDTIEPHHLPDYMLHTDQTLTIGEDSFHQMKTERMNTEKEMIVAVLRKNNGNKSETAKTLGIHRTTLYYKLKKYDLI, encoded by the coding sequence ATGATTCAGGATTTTATTCAAAACCAAGATACAATAATCAAAAATGCTGAGCACTATCAAATAGATAAGTGGATGATTCCGAATCCTAACTATGTCGAACTAGACAACCTATCATTAATGCAAGCAGCTCAAGTAATACTAGCTTCGGATGCTGAATTTATACCTGTTGTGGGTAAAGAAAAAGAGCCGCTTGGTGTTATTACAGCAAAGTCTCTTTTGAAATCGTTTACACATAATGAACCAGTTAACCAAGCATTTATAACCGATCATTTACATGATAATTTTTCAATCGTTCATGTAACTGACCCCCTAATGAAAGTTAGTAAATTATCATATCCATATTATTTAGTTGTGGATAATCAAAATAAGTTGGTGGGCCTTTTAACTAGAAATGAAATTACAAATGGGTTATCCCAATATATTAGTGAAATGAATCAATTGGAACATTCGGCGGAAATATTAAACGTAATCTTGGATAGTGCTTATGAAGGAATTACCGTTGTGGATACAAAAGGTACAATCGTTGAATTCAATGATGCTTATAGCCGTTACACAGGGATTGAAAAAAAGGATGCAATTGGTCACCATGTCCAGGAAGTAATTGATAACACAAATCTTCACAATACGATAAGGACAGGAATGCCTGAACGCGGGGCAATACAATATATTCAAGGTCAAGCAATGATCGTACATCGCATTCCAATTTGGAAACAAAACCAAGTTGTTGGTGCTATTGGTATGCTTGTTTTTGAAGGTGTGACAGAATTAAATAAGATATATGAACGGTTACAGAAGAAATCAAGCCAACCTTACCGAACTGGAAATGCTATCACGCAAAAGTGGCGGGAAACCAATATGTTTACCTTAGATCAAATTATTGGCAATAGTAACCCTACCTCTGAATTAAAGCATCTCGCAAGGAAGGTCGCCAAAACAAATGCTACTGTTCTGATTACGGGTGAGAGTGGTACCGGGAAGGAAATGTATGCACAAAGTATTCATCAGTTAAGTCCATATGCATCCGGAAACTTTATCAGTGTGAATTGTGGAGCCATACCAGAACAACTATTTGAATCGGAATTATTTGGTTATGAAGAAGGAGCATTTACCGGAGCAAAAAAAGGGGGCAAGCCGGGAAAACTGGAAATGGCCCAGTACGGAACATTGTTTTTAGATGAAATAGGTGAAATGCCACTTTTAATGCAAACGAAGTTACTGCGTGTGTTACAACAAAAGGAATTTGAACGTGTTGGTGGTACAAGAAAAAATAAATTAGATACCAGAATTATTGCTGCCACAAATCAAAACCTTAAAGAAATGGTGGACAAAGGTGATTTTCGTGAGGATCTTTACTATCGAATTAATGTAATTGAACTACCTATACCGCCGCTTCGTAAACGGAAAGAAGATATTCCTCCTTTGGTATCCTACTACTTGAGTGCGGCATGCAACAAACATCAAATTCCGTTAAAAGAATTATCTTCTGAAGTAATAACCAAGTTTATTAATTATGATTGGCGTGGTAACATCAGACAACTATTTAATGTAATTGAAAATCTTGTGGTTCTGGTTGAAAGCGATACTATCGAACCCCACCACTTACCAGATTATATGTTACATACTGATCAAACACTCACCATCGGGGAAGATTCATTCCATCAGATGAAGACAGAAAGGATGAATACTGAAAAAGAAATGATTGTAGCTGTATTACGGAAGAATAACGGTAATAAATCAGAAACAGCGAAAACATTGGGGATTCACCGAACAACATTATACTATAAACTAAAGAAATATGACCTTATTTAG